In a single window of the Veillonella sp. genome:
- a CDS encoding sirohydrochlorin cobaltochelatase, with amino-acid sequence MKKQLALASAILGLAVSFGAPVVSNAAYQLNEEVKDPTPALKEAAAIGVRTHNTEALQNLPNKDAMVVMSFGTTYKDTRAKTIDATVDAIKAAHPNTKVVTAFTSHIIRDRIQQKEGITYPTPEEALAELKKDGYTRVALASLDVIPGMEYNYDAAVYNLYKDNFKKMTLGTSLMYWMGQENQTDQVIETLKAVQSQFPKLGKEDALLIMAHGTPDPSNAYYSVIQDRIHTLGMKNVFIYTVEGTPNLEQVIPQLKLHGIKHVTLMPFMMVAGDHANNDMAGAEPDSHKSILEKEGFKVDTYIHGLGENPNIRNLFVERANESWDALQK; translated from the coding sequence ATGAAAAAACAATTAGCATTAGCATCCGCTATTCTAGGTCTTGCAGTATCCTTTGGTGCACCAGTTGTATCTAATGCTGCATATCAATTAAATGAAGAAGTAAAAGATCCTACTCCAGCATTGAAAGAAGCTGCTGCAATTGGTGTTCGTACACACAATACTGAAGCTTTACAAAACTTGCCAAACAAAGATGCTATGGTTGTTATGAGCTTTGGTACAACTTATAAAGATACTCGTGCGAAAACAATCGATGCAACTGTAGATGCTATTAAAGCAGCTCATCCAAACACAAAAGTAGTTACAGCTTTCACAAGCCATATCATTCGTGATCGTATCCAACAAAAAGAAGGTATTACTTACCCAACTCCTGAAGAAGCTTTGGCTGAACTCAAAAAAGATGGTTACACTCGCGTTGCATTAGCATCCCTTGATGTAATCCCTGGTATGGAATACAACTACGATGCAGCAGTATATAATTTGTACAAAGATAATTTCAAAAAAATGACACTTGGTACATCTCTTATGTACTGGATGGGTCAAGAAAACCAAACTGACCAAGTTATTGAAACATTAAAAGCTGTTCAATCTCAATTCCCTAAATTAGGCAAAGAAGACGCTCTTCTTATCATGGCTCATGGTACTCCAGATCCTTCCAATGCTTATTATTCTGTAATTCAAGACCGTATCCATACTCTTGGTATGAAAAATGTATTTATCTACACAGTAGAAGGTACTCCAAATCTTGAACAAGTTATCCCTCAATTGAAATTACATGGTATTAAACATGTTACATTGATGCCATTCATGATGGTTGCTGGCGACCATGCAAACAACGACATGGCTGGTGCCGAACCAGATTCCCATAAATCCATCCTTGAAAAAGAAGGCTTCAAAGTTGACACTTACATCCATGGCTTAGGTGAAAACCCTAACATCCGTAACTTATTCGTTGAACGTGCTAACGAATCTTGGGACGCATTACAAAAATAA